GGGGACTCGACTTGCGTCGCCTGTGGCGAATGCGTTCAAGCCTGTCCGACAGGCGCGCTGTTGCCGGCGCAGGCGGCGAGTGAGGGAAAAAAGGTTCACAGCATCTGCCCCTATTGCGGTATTGGCTGCCAGGTGACCTACACCGTCGCAGGTGGGCGCATCAGCCGCGTCGAGGGCCGTGATGGTCCCGCCAACAAAGGCCGGCTTTGCGTCAAAGGCCGCTTCGGCCTCGACTATATCAACCACTCCAACCGTCTCACGGTTCCACTAATCCGCAAGGACGGCGTCGCCAAGACCCTCGACGGCGTCGATCCTGCTGACCCGTCTAGCCACTTCCGCGACGCCACCTGGGAGGAAGCGCTGGACGTCGCGGCGTCCGGCCTCAAGCGCATCCGCAATCGAGACGGTGGCGCGGCACTGGCGGGATTCGGCTCGGCCAAGGGCTCCAATGAGGAAGCCTATCTAGTGCAGAAGCTGGTGCGCACCGGCTTTGGCACCAACAATGTTGACCATTGCACGCGGCTCTGCCACGCGAGTTCGGTGGCAGCGCTGATGGAGACCATCGGCTCTGGCGCCGTCACCGCGCCGTTCGCGGAAGCCGCTAACGCTGAGACCATCATCGTCATCGGCGCCAACCCAACCGAGAACCACCCCGTCGCCGCCACTTTCATCAAGAATGCGGCCCAGCGGGGCGCCACGTTGATCGTTATGGACCCGCGCGGCCAGGCGCTCAAACGCCATGCCGACATCTTCGTGCAGCAACGCCCCAGCTCCGACGTCGCCATGCTCAATGCGGTGATGCATGTCATCGTCGACGAAGAGCTCTACGACAAGCAATATATCGAGGCTCATACTGAGGGCTTCGACGCACTTGTCGAGCATCTGAAGGCGTTCTCGCCCGAGGCTATGGCCGAACATTGCGGCGTGCCAGCCGAGACCCTGCGGGCCGTCGCGCGCGCCTATGGAGAGGCAAAGCGGGCACTGATTTTCTGGGGCATGGGCGTCGCCCAACACGTCCACGGCACCGACAATGCGCGCTGCCTAATATCACTGGCACTGATGTGCGGCCAAGTCGGGCGCGCCGGCAGCGGCCTGCATCCTCTGCGCGGCCAGAACAATGTTCAGGGCGCCTCTGATGTCGGGCTGATCCCGATGTTCTATCCGAACTATCGCCCCGTGGGCAGCGAAGACGCGCGCAAGCTGTTCGAAGACTTATGGGGCACGCCGCTCGATCCCGAACCCGGCCTTACTGTGGTCGAGATCGCCGAGGCGGCCTATCAGGGGGACATCAAGGGTATCTACGTCATGGGCGAGAACCTGGCCATGTCCGATCCCAACGCCGGGCATGTGCGCGAAGCGCTGTGCCGCCTCGAGCATCTCGTGGTGCAGGACATCTTCCTTACCGAGACCGCCGCCTTTGCCGACGTGATTTTACCGGCGACCGCACACCCCGAGAAGACTGGCACCTTCACCAACACCGACCGCCGCGTGCAAATGGGCCGCCAGGCCGTCGAACCTCCCGGAGACGCCCGCCAGGATTGGTGGATCGTGCAAGAAATCGCACGCCGCATTGACCTTGACTGGAATTACACCGGCCCGGCCGATGTCTATACCGAGATGCGCGGCTGCATGCCCTCAATCAAAGGCATAACCTGGCAGCGGCTGGAGCGTGAGGACGCGGTCACCTATCCCTGCAACGCCGAGGACAAGCCCGGCCACGAGGTACTCTTTGGCGATAGCTTTCCCACCGCGGACGGCCGCGGGCTTTTC
The Alphaproteobacteria bacterium genome window above contains:
- the fdhF gene encoding formate dehydrogenase subunit alpha codes for the protein MTGFTVDGQTITAEPDESIWQAARRAGIAIPHLCATPQPGYRADGNCRVCIVEIEGERDLVASCLREPADGMVVTSSARATKAREMIMELLLTDQPSEAACELTRWADIMGVMESRFPVRDAAAADNSHPAIAVNLDACIHCTRCVRACREVQVNDVIGMAGRGAGARIVFDMADAMGDSTCVACGECVQACPTGALLPAQAASEGKKVHSICPYCGIGCQVTYTVAGGRISRVEGRDGPANKGRLCVKGRFGLDYINHSNRLTVPLIRKDGVAKTLDGVDPADPSSHFRDATWEEALDVAASGLKRIRNRDGGAALAGFGSAKGSNEEAYLVQKLVRTGFGTNNVDHCTRLCHASSVAALMETIGSGAVTAPFAEAANAETIIVIGANPTENHPVAATFIKNAAQRGATLIVMDPRGQALKRHADIFVQQRPSSDVAMLNAVMHVIVDEELYDKQYIEAHTEGFDALVEHLKAFSPEAMAEHCGVPAETLRAVARAYGEAKRALIFWGMGVAQHVHGTDNARCLISLALMCGQVGRAGSGLHPLRGQNNVQGASDVGLIPMFYPNYRPVGSEDARKLFEDLWGTPLDPEPGLTVVEIAEAAYQGDIKGIYVMGENLAMSDPNAGHVREALCRLEHLVVQDIFLTETAAFADVILPATAHPEKTGTFTNTDRRVQMGRQAVEPPGDARQDWWIVQEIARRIDLDWNYTGPADVYTEMRGCMPSIKGITWQRLEREDAVTYPCNAEDKPGHEVLFGDSFPTADGRGLFVPAGLVPPDETPDEAYPFVLTTGRQLEHWHTGQMTRRATVLNALEPEAVCELAPTDATDLGIAAGEKVRLTTRRGAITLAARFADRIPKGTVFVPFCYAEAAANLLTNPALDPFGKIPELKYCAVRVEKI